Genomic segment of Methanolobus mangrovi:
ACAGAATGCGTAGTTCAATATCACGAGACATCGAAAGCATCAGGCATAGTTACACTCATCTTCATAGAATGGATTTCTACAACGAAGTAGCCGAGTTTGTTTCCCCTTATACCATGAAAGTTGGTGAAGAGACCATCAGTGCAAAAATGATTTTTCTGTGTACAGGTTCAAAGCCTGCCATACCCCCTGTAAAAGGATTGGATGAGATTGGTTTTCTTACAAGCGATGAAGTGCTTGAATTGACCGAACTTCCATCCAGCCTTGCTATAATTGGTGGAGGTTACATTGCGGCTGAATACGGACATTTCTTCTCGGCCATGGGTTCAAAGGTCACCGTTATCGGCAGAAATACCCAGTTCATTCCGGAAGAGGAGCCGGAAGTATCTACCCTTGCAAAGAAGATGATGTCAGAGTACATGGAAATTCTCACCGGTTATGAGGTTGTGGAAGTAAGATCATCATTATCAGAAGGCAAGACCGTTATTGCAAAACATCGCCAGACCGGCGAGGAAAAAGAAGTTACGGCCACTGATATACTGGTTGCCACTGGCAGAAGTCCGAACACTGACATACTCAAACCCGAACTTGGAGGTATTGAGACTGATAAACATGGCTGGATAAAGGTCAATGAACACCTTGAAACATCCATGAAAAATATATGGGCTTTTGGCGATGCAAATGGAAAATACCTGTTCAAGCATGTTGCAAACCATGAGTCATCAGTTGTCTACTACAACGCTGCCCTGAAAAAGAAGGCAAAGGTAGACTATCATGCGGTTCCACATGCTGTATTCTCCTATCCTGAAATAGCCAGTGTTGGAATGACTGAGAAACAGGTCATTGACACATATGGAGAGGGGAATATGGTGATCGGTTTCTATCGTTTCCAGGAAACAGCCAAAGGTATTGCAATGTCCTTAGGTGATGAATTTGTGAAAGTTATCCTTGATAGCAAAGCCCAGAAGATTCTCGGTGCACATATAATAGGCCCTCAGGCTTCGGTGCTGATTCACCAGATAATCCCTTTGATGTACACTGAAAGTCAGGACATCCATCCGATAATGTATGCTATGGACATCCATCCATCATTAAGTGAGGTCATCAAAAGAGCATTCTACTCAAGGATGCCTGCTAATGAGTATCACATGATAATGCAAGCTTATGGATTGGAAGAAGCGGAACAATAAAAACAAATCATTACTTTTTTAGTTTGAATGTATGCAATATTATAAAGGATGTGATTACTTGGTTATCCCTGATTATCAATTATGCTTCCCTTTCTTAGGTATGCTTCAGATGAATGTGAGCATCATAAGCGTGATGCAATTGAGGCACTTGCAATTGTTTTTAATCTTTCTGATAGTGAAAGGAAAGAATTATTGCCAAGTGGAAAACAAGCAATTTTTGACAATCGTGTAGGTTGGGCTCGTACTTATTTAAAAAAAGCAGGTTTAATTGACTCTAAAAAAAGAGGATACTTTTTTATAACTAAGAGAGGGCTGGATGTATTATCTGAAAAACCTGATACTATTAACGTAAATTACTTATCAAAATTCAATGAATTTAATGATTTTATTAATACTAACAACTCTTCAAAAGTTCCACTTTCAACAGTTACAAATGAAGAATTGGACCCCGAAGAATTAATTGAAAACAATTACCTGAAATTACACGAAGAACTGATATCTGAAATGTTGGATACAATTAAAGATTACTCTCCTTCTTTTTTCGAAAAACTTGTCGTAGATGTATTGACTAAAATTGGCTATGGAGGTTCTCGTAAAGATGCTGGTCAAGCAATTGGCAAAAGCGGTGATGGAGGAATTGATGGGATAATCAAGGAAGATCGCCTTGGTTTAGATGTCATTTATATTCAAGCTAAGAGGTGGGAGAACACCGTAGGTAGACCTGAAATTCAAAAGTTTGCGGGTGCTCTCATAGGGAAACGAGCTAAGAAAGGCGTGTTTATTACAACAGCAAACTTCTCAAAAGAAGCTGAAGATTATGCTAAACAGACAGGAAATATCGTGTTAATTGATGGTTCTAATTTAGCCAAGCTTATGATTGAATATAATGTAGGTGTTTCTACTGTAAAGACATATGATGTCAAGAAAATTGATTTGGATTATTTTGATGAAACCTGATTCATTTTCATCTTATCTAATATCAATTTATAAAAAAGAAAAAAACGAGAGAACCTCAGTTCTCTCCAATCCATTCGCTTACTTTTTCAGGATTTGCATCTACCCATTTCTGAGCAGCTTCTTCTTCTGATATGCCGGCTGCAAGGTCTGACATGACAGACTGGATATCATCGTGTGTCCACTGGAATCTACCAATGATCTCGTAGAGTTCAGGATCATCTTCTGAGAGACCTACTCTTGCAAGGGTTTCAACGTGGTCTGCTTCACCATAAACACCATTTGGATCTTCAAGGTATTTCAGTTCAAAGCTGTTGAATGCCCAGTGAGGTGACCAGAGTGTAACAACAACCCACTCTTCATCTGCTATTGAGTTCTTAAGCTCAGCTGCCATACCTGCACTGCTGCTTGCAACAAGTTCATAATCAAGACTGTAGTTCTCGATCGCACTTTCTGTTGTAGACATGATTCCAGCTCCCGGGTCGATGCCTATGATCTCACCATTGAACTGTTCTTTATTGTCATTGAGTTCATCGATTGAATCGATGGTTACGTATGTTGGAACAACAAGACCAATGCGGCAGTCTTCAAGGTTGACTGCAACACTGTCAATGTCATCTCCATATGTTTCCCAGTAGTTCTTCTGGGTTTGTGGAAGCCATGCAGAAGTTGTAAAATCGAACTGGCTGTCTGCAAGTCCCTGATAGAGTGCACCTGCATCTACAGCAATGATCTCCACATCATAACCTGCTTCTTCAAGAACAAGTTTCATGACGTTAGTACTGGCTATCTCTCCATCCCAGAGAACATAACTGATAGTTGCTTCCTTTGTAGCGGTTGTTTCTTCTGCTCCGGCCTCGCCTGTGCCCTGGTCTGTACATCCGCTTACCATGACCAGCATGGCCAGCATTAAGATTACTGAAAGGGCTTTTATTTCGCTTTTCATTTTATCACAACGTTTAATATATTCTGTAAAAAAGACCACAAGGTCTGTAAATATGATTTATTTTCATTTTTTAGGTGTCATGTTCTGTGTCAGTCTGTCAAGTAGAATTGCAATGATCACAATTGCAAGACCAGCTTCAAATCCCTGACCAATATTCACTCTCTGAATGCCCACAAGTACCTGGTATCCAAGTCCACGTGCACCGATCATAGCTGCAATAACAACCATTGAAAGTGAAAGCATGATACACTGGTTAACACCTGCCATTATAGTAGGGAGTGCCACGGGTAATTCCACCTTGAAGAGCTTTTGCAACGATGTGGTGCCAAATGCGTTTGCAACTTCGCTTAGCTCTACAGGAACCTGCCTGATTCCCAGGTTCGTAAGCCGGATGGCCGGTGGCATTGCAAACACGATAGTTGCAACAAGCCCTGGGACGTTACCCAGTCCAAAGAATATCACTGCAGGGATCAGATACACAAAAGAAGGCATTGTCTGCATGAAATCAAGTGCTGGCTTGACAACATGGAACACAGTTTCATTCTTTGCAGCCAGAATACCTGTGGGGATGCCTATCAATAAAGCCACAAGTCCTGATGATAATACAAGGGCTATGGTTTCCATGGACAGTTTCCACAGGTCCATATTCTCGATGAGCAAAAATCCTATTGCAGCTCCTGCTGCAAGTTTCAGGTCCCTTCTGGAAACCAGATAAACAAATACAGTAACAATAAAGATGAATACAACAGGCGGTAGGAACAATAAAATATCCTTGAATCCAGATATTAGCATGTCGATGAATTCACTAAAGATATCCATCAAAAAACCGAAATTATCATTCAGCCAGTAAACACCTGATTCAACAGTTTCTCCTATGGGGAGTTCAGGTAAGACCATTCTGATCATCCTCCTTTATTGCCAGGGCACCAAGTATACTGCCTCTGACTATAACTCCTATGAGTTTCTCATTATCATTTATCACAGCGAGCGGGAAATTGCTGTCTGCTACCATCGGGATTATGTCCCTCACGGGTAGGTCGGGTGCAACAACCGGCACGTCTGTAACTAACACATCATGCAATGTTTTCTTGTCCTTCACAGCCTGAACAGCATCATCAATAAGAAGTATCCCTTTGATTTTCTTATCAGCATCAACTGCGAATATGGATGAAATCCCATGTTTCTTCATGAGTTGCATGGCAACTGTAAGTCCTGCGTTGATGGATACTACAGGTTCAGGTCGTTTCATGACATTTTCTGCTGTGAGTATCTTGGTTCTATCCACACCGGCAACGAATTCTGAAACGTAATCATCCGCCGGGTTGGTAAGAATTTCCTCTGCAGTTCCTATCTGGGCAATGACCCCATCCTTCATGATTGCGATACGGTCCCCCAGTTTGAGAGCTTCATCCAGGTCATGGGATATGAAAACAATAGTTTTTTTGAGCTTATCCTGAAGTGCAAGCAATTCATCCTGCATCTCAGACCTTATAAGTGGGTCAAGTGCACTGAATGCTTCATCCATAAGCAGGACATCGGGGTCAGTTGCAAGTGCTCTTGCAAGCCCTACTCTCTGTTGCATACCACCACTCAACTGTGATGTTTTGCTTGTTTCATAACCCTTCAGGCCAACCTTGGAAATAGCCTCTTCAGCCTTAGCATATCTTTCTTTTTTTGGGATGCCCTGTATCTCAAGTCCAAAGGCAACATTATCGATAACGGTCCTGTGAGGCAGAAGAGCGAAACTCTGGAAGACCATGCTCATTTTTTTTCTTCTTGCTTGCCTTAGCTCTTTATCATCCATGGTGGCAATGTCATCCCCGTCAACGAGGATATGTCCGTCACTTGGATCTATAAGGCGGTTCAGGCAGCGCAAAAGAGTTGATTTTCCCGAACCCGAGAGTCCCATGAGTACAAAAGTCTCACCTTCGTAAACATCAAAGTTCACTTTATAAAGGCCGACTGTCTGTCTGGTTCTTTCAAAAATTTCCTGCTTTGAGACTCCCTGCTCTACCAAAGAGACTGCTTTTTGTGGGGTTTTGCCAAATATCTTGACAAGATTGCGTACTTCTATCTTTTTTTGTCTATGAATTGTAATTCCTCAATTTAAAAAAAATGGTTAAAATTATCGTCCTTTAGTTTTGACAGGATAACCTTATATAAATATGTCGTTTCATTTTTGCCAAAATAAGTTCTATTTAGTTCTTTTTTTGAAAAAGGAGTCTTAATAATATCTTTTCATATATTATTATAAAATAAGCAGGCAAGCAATAGCTAAACTATTTTCTCACAAAAATCATTTTTTGCAAATGAAAAAGTCTTAATTCTCAAAAGTATTGGCCATTATAGGTTGAATCGGTATTTCATATATAAATTTAGATCCTTTTTTAACCTGGCTTTCCACCCATATTTTGCCACCATGCAGCTCTACAAAGCTTTTTACAAGAGCAAGCCCCAGCCCGGTTCCTTCATAATGACGATTAATTCCATTATCGATTTGCCTGAATGGCTGGAAAAGATGTTTCTGATTCTCCTCTGAAATACCAATGCCCGTATCCATGACTTCAATATGAATTATGTTTTCAGAATTCTGTACGGATACTTTTACAGAGCCATTATTTGAAGTGAATTTAATGGCGTTGCTCATAAGATTGTAAATTATCTGTTTGAACTTTAGCTTGTCAGCATTGATTATCTGTATTTCAGTTGCATAATTGACATCGATAGCTATTCTTTTTTTAATTGCA
This window contains:
- a CDS encoding dihydrolipoyl dehydrogenase; amino-acid sequence: MKEYDLIVIGTGSGMNYVSAMMDADPEMKVALIDKDEPGGICLTRGCVPSKMLLYPAELVRDIGKTGDFGIKASIGSIDFKAVMNRMRSSISRDIESIRHSYTHLHRMDFYNEVAEFVSPYTMKVGEETISAKMIFLCTGSKPAIPPVKGLDEIGFLTSDEVLELTELPSSLAIIGGGYIAAEYGHFFSAMGSKVTVIGRNTQFIPEEEPEVSTLAKKMMSEYMEILTGYEVVEVRSSLSEGKTVIAKHRQTGEEKEVTATDILVATGRSPNTDILKPELGGIETDKHGWIKVNEHLETSMKNIWAFGDANGKYLFKHVANHESSVVYYNAALKKKAKVDYHAVPHAVFSYPEIASVGMTEKQVIDTYGEGNMVIGFYRFQETAKGIAMSLGDEFVKVILDSKAQKILGAHIIGPQASVLIHQIIPLMYTESQDIHPIMYAMDIHPSLSEVIKRAFYSRMPANEYHMIMQAYGLEEAEQ
- a CDS encoding restriction endonuclease: MLPFLRYASDECEHHKRDAIEALAIVFNLSDSERKELLPSGKQAIFDNRVGWARTYLKKAGLIDSKKRGYFFITKRGLDVLSEKPDTINVNYLSKFNEFNDFINTNNSSKVPLSTVTNEELDPEELIENNYLKLHEELISEMLDTIKDYSPSFFEKLVVDVLTKIGYGGSRKDAGQAIGKSGDGGIDGIIKEDRLGLDVIYIQAKRWENTVGRPEIQKFAGALIGKRAKKGVFITTANFSKEAEDYAKQTGNIVLIDGSNLAKLMIEYNVGVSTVKTYDVKKIDLDYFDET
- a CDS encoding glycine betaine ABC transporter substrate-binding protein encodes the protein MKSEIKALSVILMLAMLVMVSGCTDQGTGEAGAEETTATKEATISYVLWDGEIASTNVMKLVLEEAGYDVEIIAVDAGALYQGLADSQFDFTTSAWLPQTQKNYWETYGDDIDSVAVNLEDCRIGLVVPTYVTIDSIDELNDNKEQFNGEIIGIDPGAGIMSTTESAIENYSLDYELVASSSAGMAAELKNSIADEEWVVVTLWSPHWAFNSFELKYLEDPNGVYGEADHVETLARVGLSEDDPELYEIIGRFQWTHDDIQSVMSDLAAGISEEEAAQKWVDANPEKVSEWIGEN
- a CDS encoding ABC transporter permease, which gives rise to MVLPELPIGETVESGVYWLNDNFGFLMDIFSEFIDMLISGFKDILLFLPPVVFIFIVTVFVYLVSRRDLKLAAGAAIGFLLIENMDLWKLSMETIALVLSSGLVALLIGIPTGILAAKNETVFHVVKPALDFMQTMPSFVYLIPAVIFFGLGNVPGLVATIVFAMPPAIRLTNLGIRQVPVELSEVANAFGTTSLQKLFKVELPVALPTIMAGVNQCIMLSLSMVVIAAMIGARGLGYQVLVGIQRVNIGQGFEAGLAIVIIAILLDRLTQNMTPKK
- a CDS encoding quaternary amine ABC transporter ATP-binding protein, whose product is MVEQGVSKQEIFERTRQTVGLYKVNFDVYEGETFVLMGLSGSGKSTLLRCLNRLIDPSDGHILVDGDDIATMDDKELRQARRKKMSMVFQSFALLPHRTVIDNVAFGLEIQGIPKKERYAKAEEAISKVGLKGYETSKTSQLSGGMQQRVGLARALATDPDVLLMDEAFSALDPLIRSEMQDELLALQDKLKKTIVFISHDLDEALKLGDRIAIMKDGVIAQIGTAEEILTNPADDYVSEFVAGVDRTKILTAENVMKRPEPVVSINAGLTVAMQLMKKHGISSIFAVDADKKIKGILLIDDAVQAVKDKKTLHDVLVTDVPVVAPDLPVRDIIPMVADSNFPLAVINDNEKLIGVIVRGSILGALAIKEDDQNGLT